One window of Nymphaea colorata isolate Beijing-Zhang1983 chromosome 1, ASM883128v2, whole genome shotgun sequence genomic DNA carries:
- the LOC116248516 gene encoding casein kinase 1-like protein 3, producing the protein MERIVGEKYKLGRKIGSGSFGEIYLSAHIETNEVVAVKLENGKTKHPQLLYEAKLYKILQGGSGIANIRWSGVDGEDNVLVLDLLGPSLEDLFVYCGRKFSLKTVLMLADQMITRIEYMHSKGFLHRDIKPDNFLMGLGKKANQVYIIDFGLAKRYRDSASNRHIPYRENKNLTGTARYASCNTHIGIEQSRRDDLESLGYVLLYFLRGSLPWQGLRAATKKQKYDKICEKKVSTPIEVLCKSYPVEFASYLHYCHSLTFDQRPDYGFLKRLFRDLFTREGYEFDYVFDWTILKYQQAQRTKTHHRSSPVSGGTNGRAMPLDPGRHRGGNDISHLAQVSKGVADGNIAQTDVQMQYNPAADKRWADVRSHHEEARVGALVDRMQMPSTSFVPPSTFRRNVITGKLMGPSEGAYGGNVGPSNAWLSSLPYNPPKRME; encoded by the exons ATGGAAAGGATCGTAGGAGAGAAATACAAGCTAGGGCGGAAGATCGGCAGCGGTTCCTTCGGCGAGATTTATCTCT CCGCGCATATCGAGACAAATGAAGTCGTGGCTGTGAAGCTC GAAAATGGCAAGACAAAGCACCCGCAGCTGCTTTACGAAGCCAAGCTTTATAAAATTCTCCAGGGTGGAA GTGGCATTGCTAACATCAGGTGGAGTGGCGTGGATGGGGAGGATAACGTCCTCGTACTTGATTTGCTGGGGCCAAGTCTAGAGGATCTATTCGTATACTgtggaagaaaattttcattgaagaCTGTCTTGATGTTGGCAGATCAAATG ATAACTAGGATAGAATATATGCACTCAAAAGGGTTCCTGCATAGAGACATTAAGCCTGATAACTTCCTCATGGGCCTTGGTAAGAAAGCAAACCAG GTCTATATCATTGATTTTGGACTTGCAAAGCGATATCGAGATTCTGCTAGCAACCGCCACATTCCTTATAG AGAGAACAAAAATCTTACTGGTACTGCAAGATATGCAAGTTGCAATACTCACATAGGAATTG AGCAAAGTCGGCGGGACGATTTGGAGTCTCTGGGTTACGTTCTTCTATATTTCTTAAGGGGAAG CCTTCCTTGGCAGGGATTGAGGGCTGCTACGAAAAAGCAAAAGTATGACAAAATATGTGAGAAGAAGGTTTCAACACCTATTGAA GTTTTGTGTAAGTCTTACCCAGTGGAATTTGCTTCATACTTACACTACTGTCATTCTTTAACATTTGATCAACGACCAGATTATGGGTTCTTGAAGCGTCTTTTCCGGGACTTGTTTACACGTGAAG GTTATGAGTTTGATTATGTATTTGATTGGACCATCCTAAAATATCAACAAGCACAAAGGACAAAGACTCATCACCGTTCTTCT CCAGTCTCTGGTGGGACTAATGGTCGTGCCATGCCACTAGATCCTGGCAGACATCGTG gTGGCAATGATATTTCTCATTTAGCTCAGGTTTCAAAAGGTGTTGCAGATGGTAATATTGCTCAGACTGATGTACAGATGCAGTATAATCCAGCAGCTGACAAGAGATGGGCTGATGTTCGTAGCCACCACGAGGAAGCT AGAGTTGGAGCTCTAGTTGATAGGATGCAGATGCCATCAACATCATTTGTCCCGCCAAGTACTTTCAGGAGAAATGTCATTACTGGAAAACTGATGGGGCCAAGTGAGGGTGCCTATGGTGGCAATGTTGGCCCATCAAATGCCTGGTTGTCCTCATTACCTTACAATCCTCCAAAAAGAATg GAATAA